The DNA sequence CAGATCTGCGTAGGGCAGCAGCCGCATCGTTTCTTCGGCCGGCACCTGGTTATTGTTCAGGAAGCCCTCATAGGTCACGTAGTAGAACGACCGGATCATGGACGCCACATCGCGCAGCGGTGACCGTTTCAGCCGCCGTTCGCTGTAACTGCGGGCCGGATCGCCCCCGAAATCCTGAATGGCAATATCCCGTCCCGTCACCATGATCTTCTCCAGCTTCAGATCGCCGTGAATCCGAATTTTGGCCGTATCGAGCTTTTTGCTGTAAATCCGCCGAAAGGTAGTCAGCACCTCTTCTTTGCGCCCCATCAGTTGCTCCACGTCTTTCCGGACGGTGTCGGGCAGTGCTTTTACCGACGCTTTCTGGATCTGGTCACTCTCGCGAACGAGCGATTGCAGGGCCGAAAAGAGCGACCGCTGGTAGTGGAGAGAGAAGTCTTCGGGCGCAAAATCCTTCTGATCTTTGCCCGAAGCCAGTGCCTGGTGCATCTGCCCGATCCGGATACCCAGCAACCGGGCCTGCTCGGCCGCCCGCCGTCCCAGCAGTTCCTGGGTTTCGAACGGTAAGTCGTCGAAGGCAACCGGCTCGATCAACGTGCCGCGGTGGGCGTCGGTGGCGAGGGCCAGCTGTTCGGCGTCACGCGCCAGGATACGCTCGATGAAATTGTTGATCCGTTCCAGTACATACCCCTGGCCGTCACCGTGGTTATCGACCATTTCCTGCATGGTACCCAGCATGATCGGTTTATCGGCGGTGGCGAGTTCGACCGTACCCGCAAACGTAGGCACGTGCTCGAACTGGGCCGTTTCCGACAGGAAGCGGGTAATTTCGTTGTCCGGATTAACCAGCAGATCGACCTTGCGGTAGAGCTTCAGCAGGTAGCAGTTGTCGTAGCTGATCGACGCGTAGCCGGGGCCGGTCGGGATCAGCTTCGTCTTGATCTCTTTGTGTTCCTGCGCGTAGGTATCCAGCGCGGGCGTACTCTGAAACAACAACGTACCCGCCGGGGCCGACGAGCCGCTGCCGACCATAGTCTGCAACAGCGCCTGCTGTACTTCGGTCATGTACAGGCCATCGCAGAGAATACCCGTTTCCTCGCCAACGGTCAGACCGGCAATCACCGACTGCGGGCAGCTTTCACTTAATTTATCCGCTACGGCACCCCGCGCCAGCGCCACGATCAGCTGAAACGTTTCGGGCAGGCCGCGCTCGTAGGATACCTCAAGCAGTAGAGCGTAGGCGTTTCCGTCGGCGAGCGGCAGGGTGGCACTGTTGGTAATGACAATACCATGAATCGGATGGCCTTTCCCGGCAAACCAATCGGTTTTGAGCAGATAATCGGGCAGCACATCGGCTTCAAGTTTTTCCCGGTTGCGGCTATTCAGCAGCTCGTCCCAGTTCCTGACCTGCAGCGAGGGCACGTTGGCCGAATCGGTAAGTTCGACGTTCGTTTTTTCCAGCACAAACCACTGGTAGTCGTGGGGTGCCAGCGTAAAGAAGTATGTTTCTTTCTCTGATACGGACGGAAACGCATTCTTGCTGAATACCTCTACCGGCACGTATCCTTTAAAGCCGGGGAGTTCCACTTCGGCGGGCTGGGCGTATTTCGACAGGTTGATAACGATCAGCAGCGTTTCGTCTTCGTAAGTCCGCGTAAAAGCCAGCACCTTGGGGTTTTCGACGGTCAGGAAAACCAGATCGCCCCGCCCGAAGGCCTTGTGCATTTTGCGCAGGTTGATCATGCGCTTCATGAACCAGAACAGCGAAGACGTATTCCGGCGCTGGGTTTCCACGTTGACCGATTCGTAGTGGTATTCCGGATCGAGCACCGTGGGCAGATACAGCTTTTGCGGGTTCGTGCTCGAAAAACCGGCGTTGCGGTCCGGCGACCACTGCATGGGCGTCCGGACTCCGTCGCGGTCGCCCAGGTATACGTTATCGCCCATGCCGATTTCATCCCCGTAGTAGATAACGGGTGTACCGGGCAGCGAGAAGAGTAGGCTGTTAAGCAGTTCTATCTTCTTGCGATTGTTGCCCATCAGGGGCGACAGCCGGTGCCGGATACCGAGGTTGATCTTGGCTTTGGGGTCTTTGGCGTACGTCTTGTACATGTAGTCCCGTTCCTCATCGGTCACCATTTCGAGGGTCAGCTCGTCGTGGTTGCGCAGGAAAATGGCCCACTGGCAGGTGTCGGGGATAGCGGGCGTCTGGTCAAAGATATCCGTGATCGGGTACCGGTCCTCCATCTGTAACGCCATGAACATCCGCGGCATGACGGGGAAGTGGTAGTTCATGTGGCACTCGTCGCCATCACCAAAATACGAAGCCGAATCTTCGGGCCACATGTTGGCCTCGGCCAGGAATACGACACCCGGAAAATGATCGTCAATATGTTTCCGTAGTTTTTTCAGGAAAGCGTGCGTCTCGGGCAGGTTCTCGCCATTGGTTCCTTCGCGCTCGAAGAGATACGGTACGGCATCGAGCCGGAAACCGTCGACCCCCAGTTCGCACCAGTAATCGATCATCTTGAAGACTTCGCCCTGCACCAGCGGGTTGTCGTAGTTGAGGTCGGGTTGGTGGTGAAAGAACCGGTGCCAGTAGTACTGCTGGGCTTCCTGATCCCAGGTCCAGTTGGAGGTTTCGAAATCCTGAAAAATAATCCGGACATCCTTGTACTGGGTCGGGTCGTCGGTCCAGACGTAGTACGCACGTTCGGGCGAGTCTTTGGGAGCCCGCCGGGCGCGCTGAAACCAGGGATGCTGATCGGACGAGTGGTTGATGACCAGCTCGGTGATAACTTTCAGGTTACGCTGGTGCGCTTCCTCCAGAAACCGCTTGAACTGCTCAATGGTGCCGTAAGACGGATTGATGGTGTAGTAATCGGCAATGTCATACCCATCGTCGCGCAGCGGAGACGGGTAAAAGGGCAGCAGCCAGATGGCCGTAACGCCTAGTTCCTGCAGGTAATCCAGTTTCTCGAGCAGGCCCTGGAAGTCTCCGATTCCATCGCTATTTCCGTCCCGAAAGGCTTTAATATGCAATTCATAGATGATGGCATCTTTATACCAGTGTAGATTCTCGAATAGTTCTGTGTTGCTCTTTACCATGTTTGCGTCCGATTTGGGCAGTGGGTTGCCAACCAGTTTGCGGCTGTGTTTCCTTTTAGGTGAAACATTGAGCAATACGGAAGGTTTAGATAAAGTATACATATCAGGTCTAGTAATAGGGATACGCACCACCCGATCCCTTGGTTGAAAAACCGGCTTATAACTCCTTTAGGGACAACGTAGCGTACCAGTTACTTACTAGCCCGCTGCACTGGCCAACCCCGTTCCTTCTAAGGAGTTTCTAAGATTACCTTAAGTCGCTTCTAAGCCAGCGCAACGTACTTTGTTTATTATTCTGAGCGCTCAGCAGCGCACAAACTCCATGAAATCATTCGAGTCTTCGTTCAACCGCCTTCTTATCGTTTCCTACCGTTTGCCGTTCTCATTTCACCAGCGCGAAGACGGTATCGAGTTGGTGCAGAACTCGGGCGGGCTGGTCTCGGCGGTGCTCTCTATGGCGGAGCGAATGGGCCAGCAGCAGGGCGGTGTAGCCACTAAAATTCACTGGGTAGGACACTGCGATCCGGCCTTCAGGCACATTGAGCCATCGGCGTTCGAGAACGAAACTTTCGTGGCGCATCCCGTTTTTATGGACGACGCCGTTCACAAGGGCTTTTACGAAGGGTTCAGCAATGATATGATCTGGCCCCTTTTTCATTATTTCACGTCCTACGCTTCGTTCAACGAAAGTGACTTCGACAACTACCAGCGCGCCAATACCCGTTTTCTGGAGGAGCTCAACACCCTGATCCAGCCCGGCGACCTGGTCTGGATTCACGATTTTCAACTCATGCTGCTCCCCGACATGGTCCGGCAGCTTAACCCGACCGCAACGATTGGCTACTTTTTCCATATCCCTTTTCCTACCTACGAAATCATCAAATTACTGCCCCGCACCTGGCGGCAGGTATTGATCAAAGGTATTCTCGGTGCCGATGTGGTGGGATTCCATACCCCCGACTACGTGCAGCATTTTTTGCAGAGCGTTTCCGAAGTGCTGGCCCTGCCCACCATTAGCTCCCGGATCGTACTACCCGACCGCTCCGTCGTGGTTCGGGACTTCCCCATCAGTATCGACTTCAACAAGTTCAACAAGAGTGCTCAGGAGGCCGCCGTGGTTGAAACGCGGGAGCGCTACCGCTCGCTGCTACCCGGAAACAAAATCATCTTCTCCGTCGACCGGCTCGATTACACCAAAGGCATCACCTTCCGGCTCCAGGGCTACGAGCGCTTTCTGACCCAGAATCCCGACTGGCACAATAAGGTAACGTTCGTGATTACGGTGGTCCCCTCCCGCGATCAGATCACGCAGTATCAGGAGATCAAGCGGGAAATTGAGGAAACCGTTGGCCGTATCAACGGCCTGTTCGGCTCCATCGGCTGGCGTCCGATCGTGTATTCCTACACCTCACTGGCCTTTACCGAACTGATGGCGCTGTATACCGCCTGCGACATCGCCCTGATCACGCCCGTCCGGGACGGTATGAACCTGGTCTGTAAAGAGTTTGTCGCCAGCCGGCAGGACCGGCAGGGCGTACTGATCCTGAGCGAGCTGGCGGGGGCCGCCCAGGAGTTGCAGGATGCGCTTATTATCAACCCGACGGATACGCAGGAAGTAGCCGACGCCATTAAACAAGGATTGGCGATGTCGCCACAGGAACAGGAACAACGAATAACGACGATGCAGAAACACCTCCAGAACCATAGCATTTTCCGGTGGAGCAACGACTTCCTCACCGCCTTCGACGAGGTCGTGAGCCAGCAGCCCGACCTCGAAACCGATCTGTCCATTCAGCCGTTTATTACGGCATTCCGCGATGCCCGCCAGCGGCTGTTACTCTTCGACTTCGACGGGACGCTGGCTCCCCTCGTGGACAACCCCGCCAACGCCCGGCCCTCCGATGCGCTCAAAGCGGCCCTGCGTACGCTCGCCGAAGGCAGCAACCTGGTGGTTATCAGCGGTCGTAACCGGTCGTTCCTGGAACGCACCCTTGGGGATATTCCCCTGTACCTGGTGGCCGAGCACGGCGCTTTCCTGAAAAAACCCGATCACGACTGGGAGCGGCTCGACCTGTCCGACAGCGACTGGGTTGATCCTGTCCGGGAGTTGCTGACCAGCTTCGTAGACCGGTTTCCGGGTTCCTCCATCGAGGAAAAAGAGACGGCTATCGCCTGGCACTACCGAACTGCCACCGACGATGATATTGAAGGCCACGCCATTGAACTGGCGACCCAGCTGCGGGCGACCCCCTCGCCCATTCCCCTTACGGTGATCCAGGGCAGTAAGGTGGTTGAAGTTAAACCCGCCCAGCACAGCAAAGGAACGGTAGCCCTCAAAATTGCGGAGCAAACGCCCTATGACTTCATCGTTAGCATCGGCGACGACACGACCGACGAAGATATGTTCCGGCAGTTGCCCAACTGGGCTTACACCATCAAAGTGGGACCGGGTGTTTCCTTTGCGCGGTACCGACTGGCCCGGCAACGGGATGTCGAAGCCCTGCTGCAACGCATGAGCGACGTACTGGTCGATGCCTGACCGCTAGCATTCATACCGTAGTCCACGAAAGAGGGCCCGTTCTCACCAGGAACGGGCCCTCTTTCGTGAGGGGTAATCTGTGGGCAGGCCAACCGGTTGAGTACCCGACAGGACGCAGGCTGATCTTTGTATTAATTCTCAATTAAAACGTGACACTGCTGTCCGTATTAGCGACAATAAGGTTGCCACGTTTTAGTTATTATCAGCGTATCTACGACTATATCATCTAAGTAGAACTCACTATGAACCGCTATGAGTTTTTGAAATCCATGGGCCTCACCGGTGCTGCGCTCATGGCCGCGCTGACATCCTGCGTCCACGACGACGATAGTGTTGTCAATGCTCTGACAATAAGCCCGGTGCAAAGCGGAACAACCACTACACCAGCAACTTCTACCACGGCCACCACGCCAACAACCAGCACGACTACGGCAACCGGCAATGGCACCGATCTAAGCGCCATCAAGAACCGGCTTCTGACCGTTGACCTGAGCAGCCAGGCGGCTTCGGAGCTGAAAAAGGTAGGGGGCTACATTGCCCAAAGCGGTATTGTTGTGGCACAGGTGAGCGCGGGGGTGTACGTAGCCGTTACCCAGACCTGTAGCCACGAACCCAAAAAGCAGGTTATTTTTAATGTCAGTGAATTTTACTGCACCGCCCACGGTGCCCGCTTCGACCTGACG is a window from the Spirosoma rigui genome containing:
- the treS gene encoding maltose alpha-D-glucosyltransferase gives rise to the protein MVKSNTELFENLHWYKDAIIYELHIKAFRDGNSDGIGDFQGLLEKLDYLQELGVTAIWLLPFYPSPLRDDGYDIADYYTINPSYGTIEQFKRFLEEAHQRNLKVITELVINHSSDQHPWFQRARRAPKDSPERAYYVWTDDPTQYKDVRIIFQDFETSNWTWDQEAQQYYWHRFFHHQPDLNYDNPLVQGEVFKMIDYWCELGVDGFRLDAVPYLFEREGTNGENLPETHAFLKKLRKHIDDHFPGVVFLAEANMWPEDSASYFGDGDECHMNYHFPVMPRMFMALQMEDRYPITDIFDQTPAIPDTCQWAIFLRNHDELTLEMVTDEERDYMYKTYAKDPKAKINLGIRHRLSPLMGNNRKKIELLNSLLFSLPGTPVIYYGDEIGMGDNVYLGDRDGVRTPMQWSPDRNAGFSSTNPQKLYLPTVLDPEYHYESVNVETQRRNTSSLFWFMKRMINLRKMHKAFGRGDLVFLTVENPKVLAFTRTYEDETLLIVINLSKYAQPAEVELPGFKGYVPVEVFSKNAFPSVSEKETYFFTLAPHDYQWFVLEKTNVELTDSANVPSLQVRNWDELLNSRNREKLEADVLPDYLLKTDWFAGKGHPIHGIVITNSATLPLADGNAYALLLEVSYERGLPETFQLIVALARGAVADKLSESCPQSVIAGLTVGEETGILCDGLYMTEVQQALLQTMVGSGSSAPAGTLLFQSTPALDTYAQEHKEIKTKLIPTGPGYASISYDNCYLLKLYRKVDLLVNPDNEITRFLSETAQFEHVPTFAGTVELATADKPIMLGTMQEMVDNHGDGQGYVLERINNFIERILARDAEQLALATDAHRGTLIEPVAFDDLPFETQELLGRRAAEQARLLGIRIGQMHQALASGKDQKDFAPEDFSLHYQRSLFSALQSLVRESDQIQKASVKALPDTVRKDVEQLMGRKEEVLTTFRRIYSKKLDTAKIRIHGDLKLEKIMVTGRDIAIQDFGGDPARSYSERRLKRSPLRDVASMIRSFYYVTYEGFLNNNQVPAEETMRLLPYADLWIHYMRGFFLKSYLETVRGSSFVPAQPDEQQMMIETYLLEMSIASLADELSHRPDWVRVPLQIVKSILDK
- a CDS encoding Rieske 2Fe-2S domain-containing protein, translating into MNRYEFLKSMGLTGAALMAALTSCVHDDDSVVNALTISPVQSGTTTTPATSTTATTPTTSTTTATGNGTDLSAIKNRLLTVDLSSQAASELKKVGGYIAQSGIVVAQVSAGVYVAVTQTCSHEPKKQVIFNVSEFYCTAHGARFDLTGKGKNSFGSRGIAVYKVATDGLTLVVYS
- a CDS encoding bifunctional alpha,alpha-trehalose-phosphate synthase (UDP-forming)/trehalose-phosphatase, which translates into the protein MKSFESSFNRLLIVSYRLPFSFHQREDGIELVQNSGGLVSAVLSMAERMGQQQGGVATKIHWVGHCDPAFRHIEPSAFENETFVAHPVFMDDAVHKGFYEGFSNDMIWPLFHYFTSYASFNESDFDNYQRANTRFLEELNTLIQPGDLVWIHDFQLMLLPDMVRQLNPTATIGYFFHIPFPTYEIIKLLPRTWRQVLIKGILGADVVGFHTPDYVQHFLQSVSEVLALPTISSRIVLPDRSVVVRDFPISIDFNKFNKSAQEAAVVETRERYRSLLPGNKIIFSVDRLDYTKGITFRLQGYERFLTQNPDWHNKVTFVITVVPSRDQITQYQEIKREIEETVGRINGLFGSIGWRPIVYSYTSLAFTELMALYTACDIALITPVRDGMNLVCKEFVASRQDRQGVLILSELAGAAQELQDALIINPTDTQEVADAIKQGLAMSPQEQEQRITTMQKHLQNHSIFRWSNDFLTAFDEVVSQQPDLETDLSIQPFITAFRDARQRLLLFDFDGTLAPLVDNPANARPSDALKAALRTLAEGSNLVVISGRNRSFLERTLGDIPLYLVAEHGAFLKKPDHDWERLDLSDSDWVDPVRELLTSFVDRFPGSSIEEKETAIAWHYRTATDDDIEGHAIELATQLRATPSPIPLTVIQGSKVVEVKPAQHSKGTVALKIAEQTPYDFIVSIGDDTTDEDMFRQLPNWAYTIKVGPGVSFARYRLARQRDVEALLQRMSDVLVDA